DNA sequence from the Leptospirillum ferrooxidans C2-3 genome:
TAGGCAAAAATCACACCTCTCAAACGATTTTTGTCTATTGACTGCTTGAGAAATGAAAAGGGGCCCAAAAGTGCTGATTTCCGGGTCGATCTCAGGGTGAACTCCAATCTTTGTTCAGTTGTCTTGGTTTTAAAAAGCATTCGCTGCTCAACCCCGATGCATTCTATCACGGAGTTCAGTTTTATCGACCGGCTCTTCCATATTTTTTATTGGCCAAGTGTCTGGGTATTGTGTAAAATTAAGCAAAATTCGGTTTTTATGGAAATTGAATGAGGAGGGGGATTGATGCGTTATTTGGTAACGGGTGGTGCTGGTTTTATCGGTTCAAACATTGTTCTTCGTTTGGAAAAGGATCGACATGATGTAACGGTTATCGATGATTTTTCTTCCGGCGTTTTTCAAAACCTAAAAGGTTTTCGTGGAGATTTTCGTTGTGGTGATATCTCGAAGATGAATCTAATCGATTTATTTAAGAGCTATCCTCCGTTTGATGGCATCATTCATCAGGCATCTATAACTGATACTACCGTTATGAATCAGGAAGAGATGGTTCAAAAGAATGTCGAAGGATTTCATCGTATAGCTGAATATGCGAGGGTTTACCAGACAAGGGTTGTGTATGCTTCTTCAGCAGCTGTTTATGGAAATAACCCCAGTCCACAATCCGAAGATCAATATCCCAATCCCTTAAATGTTTATGGATTTTCAAAAATGCTGCTTGACAATATTGGCCGAAAACTAGCTTTGGAAATATCGAAACCGGTTATTGGCCTGAGGTATTTCAATGTTTTTGGTCCGGGAGAAGGGCATAAGGGCAAGTTTGCGAGCATGATCTACCAGCTATATCTTCAAATGCGGGCTGGTAAAAATCCCCGGGTTTTTAAATGGGGAGAACAAGGTAGGGATCATGTTTATGTCAAGGATATTGTTGAGGCAAATATTCTTGCCCTTTCGGCAGAGACTTCCGGAGTTGTCAACGCAGGGACAGGAGTTGAAACATCCTTCAATGAAATTATTGATGGGTTGAATAAGGCATTAAAGACCAATCTGACTCCAGAATATTTCGATAATCCGTATTCCTTTTTTCAGAATCATACAAAGGCATCCATCCAGGGAACAAAGACTTTGTTGGGATATACTCCACGATTTACTGTGGAAGAGGGGATACAGGATTATGTGAATTATCTTGAGCATTCTTGATTCATGCGATTCGCAATCCGCGAGGAGATGTTCCGTCTTCGTTCTTTCAGAGCGCGTTGCTGTGTGTTGAAGGAGGCTTATGGCGATTTTTGTGAGTAGATGGTCTTATGCGATATTTTTTTTTCTGACGCTAGGCGGGGTCTTTTTTTCTCCTGCTCAACTGATTGCCCAAGCCCAGGTGATAGACTCTACCAAGGGTGTTACGGGCGATGTCCGTGATCAGAAAATCCAAAATATGGACGATCTTAACAAGCTAATACTCAAGTATGGGCTAGTTCGAAATCGATCGGCCAACGCCTCACTTAAAGCCATTAGTCTTCGTTTGGGTCCGTATTTTGATCATCCTGAATTCAAAATTCGTATAGTTATTCTTGATCGCCAAAAGCCTATTGCATACCTCTTGAAAGGTCAGACTCTTGTTTTATCAAGGGGCATGATCTACTCAGGACTTCTTGAAAATACAGATGAGGTTGCCGGCGCTCTTGCATATCTTTTATCTGAAAGAATGTTTTCAAAACTTGGGAACCATTTTGTGGGTGTGGCTGCATCAGATCATTCCTTGCCATCCCCTGTCGATGGCAAACAAATTTTAGATCCTGTTTTATATGCTGCACTTGCAATGGTTCAGGCTGGTTATCATTATCAAGGGATTATCAGTGCTGTAGAACTTTTGGGAAAACTTCGCTCGGACCCTGTCCTGGGGGGTGAAGGAAAGTTCCTGTTAGATGAAAAGATTCGGGTGTTGAAAGGTTCTGCCCTATACTTTGAAGGGCAAATAGCCACATTTGTTCATCATAACATGACTGCCATTTATGATCTTTCCCGATTCCTTGCAAGATTTCCTCTATCTGCCGGCGGCCATTTTCTGCTAGGGCTTGCTTATTATCAGTCCTTTTCTGAGAGTCGATTCTTTCATCCGGATCGTTTTCTTTTTGTAGATGATCCTATACCCACTATCAGAATACATGCAATTCCGCTTGATATCGGAGCGCTTGATGCTGCTGAGTCGGAATGGGAGATGTCTCTCCAGCTTAACCCGGCTTTTGTTCCGGCACTTAACGCTGAAGGCAGGCTGTTATTGTTGAAAGGGGAAAGGAAGCAGGCCAGAGCCTATTTTCGAAGAGCCTACAATCTGATTCCCGACTCTCCTTGGTATGCTGCAGATTATGGCCTTTCGCTTTTAATGGAGCATCATACTGTTAGTGGGGCCAGGTTACTCGAAAAATCCGTAAAGAAAGCTTCCTATGATCCAAGGCTCATGTACGATGAGGGGCTGTGGAGCAACCTTAACGGAGATAAAACTCAGAGTATGGATTCTTTTGCGGAGATTGGAAAAATTGCCGGTTGGAGAGAAGTTGCGTCTATTTCATCCGGTCTGGAGCCTGTCAAAGTTCCTCATCTTAAGAAAGAAGCGGTCGCATCATTATTTACCAAGCCAGGAATTACAATGGAAGAAATCACAAAAAAGCTGGGGATACCCAAAACTCCTCCTATTATTGTTGCCGGAAGAACGATCTGGAATTACAGTCATCGTGGTATCCGTTTGATTTTCCATAAAAATATTCTTTATTACTCAATTTTTGAGAAAGCCAGTGCGGATCGTTTTTTGGGAGCATTATCAGTAGGGGAAAGATATGATCCAGAAGATCCTTTGTCATTGAAGCCATCTTGGGTTATTCCATTGGGGAGAACGCCTGTTTTGGTCTTCAAGAAAAACTATGGGTATGTCACGATCGATACAAAAGATGGGACTATCTCGAGGGTTCTCCTTAGTGCACTTCCTCAAAACGAAACAGTGGAGCAGGATCGAATGAATTCGAAGGGAGAACCGCTTATTGTTGGGCCTCAATCTTCCCCATCAACAAATAATGAGACGGGGAAGAGGAGCATAAAGAGTGGTCATGGAGATGGTAGCCATTAGCCTTCAAACAGGCCATGCTGGATTCTTTCTTCTTTTGAAAAAGGGATTGGGTAGCAGCCAGTAAAGCAGGCTGTGCAGAAGCCTTTTCTGGAGTTGTTTTGATCTTTGGCTCTTTCTATTTCTTCCTGCATGGCATCCACAGACAGATATGCCAATGAGTCTGCCTTTACATATCGCCTGATTTCTTCAAGACTATGAGTTGCTCCTATTAGTTCAGTTCTTGTTGGAGTGTCAATACCATAGAAGCATGGTGAAATGATGGGTGCTGATGCAATTCGCATATGAACTTCAGATGCACCTGCAGCACGCAGCATGGAAACAATTTTCCGGCTTGTTGTTCCCCTGACGATAGAGTCATCAACGACAACAATGCGCTTGTTCTTTAAAATTGATGGGACAGCATTAAGCTTTATTTTGACCCCAAAGTGACGGATGGATTGTTGAGGCTCAATGAAGGTTCGCCCAACATAATGGTTTCTGATTAAACCCATATCAACAGGAATTCCTGATGCTTCTGAGTATCCAAGTGCTGCAGCAAGACCGGAGTCGGGAACGGGAATAACTAAGTCCGCTTCAACAGCTGAATCTTTTGCCAGTCTTCCTCCCAGTCTTTTTCTGGAGAGATAGACCGGATAACCAAAAACTTGGCTATCCGGTCTGGCGAAGTAAACAATTTCAAATATGCAGGGTGCATCCTTCCGAACAAAGAGTTTATGGCTTTCCATGCCTTTCTCATTGATAACAACCATTTCACCTGGATCTACATCCCTGATGAATTCAGCACCAATAAGATCAAACGCACATGTTTCAGATGCAAGAACATAAGCATCGCCAATTTTTCCGATCGAAAGGGGACGAAGTCCCAGTGGATCCCTTACTCCAAGCATTGAGTTTTCAAGAAGGACAATGAAGGAATAGGATCCTTTGACAGATGAGAGAGCTGCACCCATTTGTTCAACCATGGTCATACCTGTTGACCTGGCAATAAGGTGGACAAGAACCTCCGAATCAACCTCCGTTGTAAAGAGTGCACCCTCGTTTTCCATTTCGCGTTTGAGCTCAATTGCATTGGTCAAATTTCCATTATGAACAAGAGCAATTGGTCCTTTTGAGTAAAACGCTGTCAGTGGCTGGAGATCTTTTTCAGGATCTCCACCAGCTGTTGCATAACGGTTATGTCCAATTGCGATATTCCCTTTTAAGTCATTCAACAGGTCTTCTGTGTAAAACTCCGAAACTAGTTTTGGTGATTTTCTAAGTAAAAGTTTTCCGTTTTCCAAGCTGGCAATACCCGTTCCTTCCTGTCCCCTGTGCTGCAGTGCATACAGGCCGAGGTAAGTCAGGTTGGCTGCTTCTGGATGACCATAAATTCCGAATACGGCACATTCCTCATGAAAATGGTCATCGGGAAGATCTGTTGGGGATGATGTATTGGAGCTCAAGGTGCATCCTCCATGTATTGTGTTATTGCATTCATAAAAAGATTCTGAAGAGTCTGGGGAGAATCAGCAAGATGTTTTTCATGACCGGCAAGTTCACGGTAACTTACGGAAAATGTTTTTTTGGCAGTGATACCTATCGTTTGGAATGGAACCCCCATTTCTTTAGCCCATTGAATGATCTCTTCCTGATCAGTCGTTGAGTGACCAATGAGAATTCGTCCCGGAGCCTCGGAGAAAAAGTAGGAAAGAGGTTCTATTGGGTTCGGGATTTTTATGATGACTCCAAGATCAGTTGCCCCAAGAGTCATCATAAAAAGACTTCTTAAAATGCCGCCTTTCCCAATTGCCCGGGAGCAGGTGACCAGACGTCTTGATGAAAGCCCAGACATCAGGTTGACTATTCTCTTGACTTGAGATGGATTCGGTTCAGGGACGGGTCCAAGAGAGGTATCTCCTGAGATCCATTCGAAAAAGGAGCCTCCGAGGGAAAGATCATTTGAAGATCCCAGCAGAGAGATTGTAAGACCAGGGGTTTTTGTGATTCCTGCTATTCTGTTTCTGTAATCAGATACACGGCCTGTAATAACAATCATGGGTGTCGGAGGAATGCTTTGTTTGTTTGTTTCGTTGTAGAGGCTGACATTGCCGGAAACAACCGGGATCTCTAGGGCTGCTCCTATATCGGCTATTCCGGAGATTGCTTCCGTTAACTGCCCCATGATTTCCGGGTTTTCAGGATTTCCAAAATTGAGGCAATCCGTCATTCCAAGCGGGATAGCTCCCATGGCAGCCAAATCGGTAACCGCTTTGAGGACAGTTATTCCCGCTCCCCTATAGGCATCTTTCGAAAGTGTATGTGGAAGGCTGGATAAAGCTATTGCAACAGATGATTTTTGGGGAGACTTAAGGTTCATAACGGCCCCGTCATGTCCTGGACCCATGAGCGTTGCTCCACCAACAGCCTTGTCAAACTGCTGATGAATCCATGTCGTGTCACCACCGTTTGGATGCGAGATCATTTCCTTGAATGTTTCCAAGATGGCGTGGGATCCACTTTGAGCTTTGATATGATTTGGCATCACAATAGCGGGATTCGTGCTCGTTGGGCGATCATAGACAGGGGCTTTGTCTGTTAAAAGCTCAATGGGAATTTCTGCCAGGAGCTGGCCTTTCATTTTAACGCGGAATAGTGGCTCGGTGATCGTTTCTCCGACGACACTGGCTGCCAATTGGTAGTTCCTGGCGATCTGGAGTATTGGTTCTACCTGTTCTGGTTGGGCAAGAAATAACATCCTTTCCTGACTTTCAGAAAGGAGAATCTCCCATCCTTCCATCTTGGTTTCCCGAAGAGGAACCGAGGAAAGGTCCAATTCCATTCCAAGTCCTCCACGTCCTGCCATCTCGGTCGAGGAGCTTGTCAGGCCGGCTGCGCCCATATCCTGAACGGCAACAGGAAGTCCTTCCTGAATGATTTTAAGAGTCGCTTCGATCAAATTTTTTCCTACATAGGGATCTGCAACCTGAACCTGTGGTCTAAGGTCTCCATCTGACGAGTTAAAGCCTCGTGAAGCCATTGCTGCTCCAGATACTCCGTCCCGTCCGGTTCTGTTTCCCATATAAATGGCAATAAGGCCTGCCTTTGGCGCTTTAGCTGACATAACACTATTGACGTTAACAACGCCAAGGGCAAAAACATTGACGAGAATATTATTCAAATATCGATCATCGAACCACACTTCACCTGCAACAGTAGGAATTCCTACTGGATTTCCGTAGCCTGCAATCCCTGCTACGACACGTCTGAACAATGTTCTGTGGCGGGGATGGCGTAATGATCCAAAGACCAAGCTGTTTGCCAAAGCGATTGGGCGGGCTCCCATTGCAAAAATATCCCGGAGAATTCCTCCAACACCTGTGGCAGCCCCCTGAAATGGCTCCAGAAAGCTTGGGTGGTTATGACTTTCCATTTTAAAGGCAATCCCGATCCCCTCACCAATATGGATGATTCCAGCATTTTCGCCTGGGCCTGAGACTACTCGTGAGCTATGGGCAGACTGAAATCTTCTGAGATGCTTTCTTGAAGACTTATAACTGCAGTGCTCACTCCACATGGCAGAAAATATCGCTTCTTCTGTCAGGTTTGGGTCTCTTCCCAGAAGGGAAAAAATGGCTGCCATTTCGTGTGATGGAATTCGAAATCGGGATTCTCTATTGTCTGCTGTCAATGTCATGATTTTTCCGGGAATATGCCTTGAGTAAGGCGGGTTATGGTGCTCACCGGAGTTTGATTGGTCCATCCGGTACAGATGATTTCAGAAGGCTGCTTAGAAGTGAGGTAAAGATTGTCAATCCTTCGGTACTTCCCGTTTCGTCAGAGGACCTTCTTTCGGGGTGAGGCATCATTCCAAGAATATTTCCTTCGAGATTTGAAATGGCTGCAATATCATGTAGTGCACCATTGGGATTTTTTTGATACCTCATGACAACCTGAGCATTCTCTTCCAGTAATGCCAAATCTTTTTCGTTAAGGTAGTATCTGCCTTCTTGATGGGCTATAGGCAGATTCAACCTGCTTCCTGGGGAGAAAAGAGAGGTAAATGGTGTTTTTGTTTGTTCAACAATCAACGGAGTATCAGCGCAGATAAATTTTCTGCTGCTGTTTTCGAGGAGGATTCCTGGCAAGAGACCGGCTTCGGCAAGAATCTGGAAACCATTACAGATTCCCAAGACAGCCCCTCCCCCTAGGGCAAAGTCCCTAAGAGCCTTCATGACTGGAGTCCTTGCCGCGATCGCACCAGTTCTCAGGTAATCCCCATAGGAGAAACCACCCGGTACAATAACTGCATCGTAAGGTTCCAACGATTGGGCCATATGCCCAACAATCTCGGGGAGTAGACCTGAGACCCTCGACACCGCTTCAAATGTATCCATCTCACAGTT
Encoded proteins:
- the purL gene encoding phosphoribosylformylglycinamidine synthase subunit PurL, whose amino-acid sequence is MTLTADNRESRFRIPSHEMAAIFSLLGRDPNLTEEAIFSAMWSEHCSYKSSRKHLRRFQSAHSSRVVSGPGENAGIIHIGEGIGIAFKMESHNHPSFLEPFQGAATGVGGILRDIFAMGARPIALANSLVFGSLRHPRHRTLFRRVVAGIAGYGNPVGIPTVAGEVWFDDRYLNNILVNVFALGVVNVNSVMSAKAPKAGLIAIYMGNRTGRDGVSGAAMASRGFNSSDGDLRPQVQVADPYVGKNLIEATLKIIQEGLPVAVQDMGAAGLTSSSTEMAGRGGLGMELDLSSVPLRETKMEGWEILLSESQERMLFLAQPEQVEPILQIARNYQLAASVVGETITEPLFRVKMKGQLLAEIPIELLTDKAPVYDRPTSTNPAIVMPNHIKAQSGSHAILETFKEMISHPNGGDTTWIHQQFDKAVGGATLMGPGHDGAVMNLKSPQKSSVAIALSSLPHTLSKDAYRGAGITVLKAVTDLAAMGAIPLGMTDCLNFGNPENPEIMGQLTEAISGIADIGAALEIPVVSGNVSLYNETNKQSIPPTPMIVITGRVSDYRNRIAGITKTPGLTISLLGSSNDLSLGGSFFEWISGDTSLGPVPEPNPSQVKRIVNLMSGLSSRRLVTCSRAIGKGGILRSLFMMTLGATDLGVIIKIPNPIEPLSYFFSEAPGRILIGHSTTDQEEIIQWAKEMGVPFQTIGITAKKTFSVSYRELAGHEKHLADSPQTLQNLFMNAITQYMEDAP
- a CDS encoding tetratricopeptide repeat protein, which gives rise to MAIFVSRWSYAIFFFLTLGGVFFSPAQLIAQAQVIDSTKGVTGDVRDQKIQNMDDLNKLILKYGLVRNRSANASLKAISLRLGPYFDHPEFKIRIVILDRQKPIAYLLKGQTLVLSRGMIYSGLLENTDEVAGALAYLLSERMFSKLGNHFVGVAASDHSLPSPVDGKQILDPVLYAALAMVQAGYHYQGIISAVELLGKLRSDPVLGGEGKFLLDEKIRVLKGSALYFEGQIATFVHHNMTAIYDLSRFLARFPLSAGGHFLLGLAYYQSFSESRFFHPDRFLFVDDPIPTIRIHAIPLDIGALDAAESEWEMSLQLNPAFVPALNAEGRLLLLKGERKQARAYFRRAYNLIPDSPWYAADYGLSLLMEHHTVSGARLLEKSVKKASYDPRLMYDEGLWSNLNGDKTQSMDSFAEIGKIAGWREVASISSGLEPVKVPHLKKEAVASLFTKPGITMEEITKKLGIPKTPPIIVAGRTIWNYSHRGIRLIFHKNILYYSIFEKASADRFLGALSVGERYDPEDPLSLKPSWVIPLGRTPVLVFKKNYGYVTIDTKDGTISRVLLSALPQNETVEQDRMNSKGEPLIVGPQSSPSTNNETGKRSIKSGHGDGSH
- the purQ gene encoding phosphoribosylformylglycinamidine synthase subunit PurQ; this encodes MLSSDTCTASFKVAILRFPGTNCEMDTFEAVSRVSGLLPEIVGHMAQSLEPYDAVIVPGGFSYGDYLRTGAIAARTPVMKALRDFALGGGAVLGICNGFQILAEAGLLPGILLENSSRKFICADTPLIVEQTKTPFTSLFSPGSRLNLPIAHQEGRYYLNEKDLALLEENAQVVMRYQKNPNGALHDIAAISNLEGNILGMMPHPERRSSDETGSTEGLTIFTSLLSSLLKSSVPDGPIKLR
- the purF gene encoding amidophosphoribosyltransferase, which encodes MSSNTSSPTDLPDDHFHEECAVFGIYGHPEAANLTYLGLYALQHRGQEGTGIASLENGKLLLRKSPKLVSEFYTEDLLNDLKGNIAIGHNRYATAGGDPEKDLQPLTAFYSKGPIALVHNGNLTNAIELKREMENEGALFTTEVDSEVLVHLIARSTGMTMVEQMGAALSSVKGSYSFIVLLENSMLGVRDPLGLRPLSIGKIGDAYVLASETCAFDLIGAEFIRDVDPGEMVVINEKGMESHKLFVRKDAPCIFEIVYFARPDSQVFGYPVYLSRKRLGGRLAKDSAVEADLVIPVPDSGLAAALGYSEASGIPVDMGLIRNHYVGRTFIEPQQSIRHFGVKIKLNAVPSILKNKRIVVVDDSIVRGTTSRKIVSMLRAAGASEVHMRIASAPIISPCFYGIDTPTRTELIGATHSLEEIRRYVKADSLAYLSVDAMQEEIERAKDQNNSRKGFCTACFTGCYPIPFSKEERIQHGLFEG
- the rfaD gene encoding ADP-glyceromanno-heptose 6-epimerase, which produces MRYLVTGGAGFIGSNIVLRLEKDRHDVTVIDDFSSGVFQNLKGFRGDFRCGDISKMNLIDLFKSYPPFDGIIHQASITDTTVMNQEEMVQKNVEGFHRIAEYARVYQTRVVYASSAAVYGNNPSPQSEDQYPNPLNVYGFSKMLLDNIGRKLALEISKPVIGLRYFNVFGPGEGHKGKFASMIYQLYLQMRAGKNPRVFKWGEQGRDHVYVKDIVEANILALSAETSGVVNAGTGVETSFNEIIDGLNKALKTNLTPEYFDNPYSFFQNHTKASIQGTKTLLGYTPRFTVEEGIQDYVNYLEHS